TGCAGCCGGCGTTCCTCATGCGCCGCCTCCTCCAGGGCGGGCTTCATGAGCGCGGCACCGGTCAGTGCCCACAGCGTCAGCACGTCGTCCAGCGCGCAGATGTGCCCGGGATCGACGCCGAGCCAGCGCACGAGTTGCTCCGCGCGCTCGGGCGAGGGCGCGTCATGCAGCGTGCAGAAGAGCGTCCATGCGATGTCGAAGGCGGGGCCGTCGCCGGGCGGCCAGGTCGTGCAAGTCTTGTCTTTCATGGCCCTCCTTCACGCGGCGAGGCTTTCCCGCGATGCATGCACCCTGTCTTCCGCGATCTTGCCCGCACGCATCGTGATGACGCGATCGGCCAGGTGAAAGTAGCGGTCGTCGTGCGAGATCACCACCAGCAGGTGGCCCTTGGCACGCAGCTCGGGCAGGAGCTCGGTGTAGAACAGGTGGCGGAAGGCCGGGTCCTGGTCGGCGGCCCATTCGTCGAACACCAGCACCGGGCGGCCTTCGAGGTACGCGTGCACCAGCGCGAGCCGCTTGCGCTGGCCGGTCGAGAGGTCGGTGGTGCTGAAGGCGCCGTTCTTCAGGCTCACCTTGTGGGCGATCTCCAGCCGCTCCAGATACGGCAGCGCCGTTTCGGGCAGCACCTCCATGCCGGCGCCGCCCTCGCTCTCTTCGCCGGCGACGAGATCTTCGAACAGGTAGAAGTCGGAGAACACGGTGGTGAAGAGCTGGCGGTAGTCGTCGCGGCCCTCGGGCTTCACGACCGAACCGTCGATCAGCACCTCGCCGGCCTGCGGCGCATAGAGCCCCAAGAGCAGCTTGACGAGCGTGGTCTTGCCCGAGCCGTTGTCGCCCACCACGAACACCATCTCGCCGCGGCGAAGCTGCAGGTCGATCGGCCCGAGCGTGAAGGCCTCGCCCCCTTCGGGCGCATCGAAGGCATAGCGCACGCTGCGCATGCCGATCTCGTTCTTCAGGATCACGCCGTTGGATGCGCGCGCAAGGTGCAGGTGCGGCTCCGGCGTGGCAAAGCGCGCCGACAGGTCGCCGATGCGCTCGAAGGCCACCTTGGCACGCCCCACGCCGGGCAAGGTGAGCGCGATCTGGTCGAGCGGGCCTTTCAGGAACAGCAGCACCAGCACGAAGCCGCTGACCACTGCCGGCTCGGTCGTGCGGAACGCGGCCCAGCCCAGGATCAGCGCAATCAACAGGAAGAACAGCGCCGAACCAAAGGCCGTCGCAATCACATAGGTGTTGATCGCACGTCCGTTGACCACGCGGATGGTGTCGACGATGCGCTCGATCTGACCCGCGAACATGCGCGTGCGGCGCGCGCGGTGCATGCGCAGTTCCTTGGCGCCTTCGCTGATGGCGCGGTAGGCCTTGTGCAGCTGGTCCTCCTGCTCGCGCGCTTTCCAGAAGCCGGCCTCGCCGCGGATCTGCGCCATGAGCTGCACGGTGATGCCGATCGCCAGCGCCACCAGCATCAGGCCGAACAGCGGCAGAGAGAGGAACGCCAGGTAGCCCAGGCAGCCCAGCGCCACCGCCAGCGCGATCAGCGTTCCCGAGAGCGCAAAGGCCACGTCGCTGATCATGTCCACGTCCTGCGACAGCACCGGCATGAGGCGGTGCGTGCGGTAGCGCTCCAGCGCATCGATGGGCGCCGAGAGGATCTTCTGCGCCAGGCTCTTGCGCACCTGGGCCACCAGCCGCTGGCCGACGAAGTTGGTCGACACGTCCGACACCATGCGCCCGAACAGTGCCACGCCGCACAGGCCGATGAAGGTCAGCAGCAGCCCACCCGCGAGTCCGCCCGGCTGGTTGAGCACGCGGTTGATGGTGCCCAGCAGCGCGACCGTGGCGGCACCGGCGCCGACGCCCGTGACGGCCGACAGCACGATCCACGGCAGGAAGGGTTTCAGCAGGCGCGCGATCTCGGCGCCGTTGCCTGGGGTGGTGGTGGTAGTCATGCAAAGGCTCTTTCCGCCCGGGGGCGACAGCGATGGCTGCGTGCCACCTACTGCCTAGACGGCCGAGCCGCGGCAATGTTCAGCCGGCGCCCGGATGAACAAGCGGCCTTCGAATCCGTCTTGCAGGAATGACCGTGCCGAACGCCGCCCCATGATCCCGCTGCTGGTGCCGCTGTTCCAGGGCGAGCTGGCCGTGCACGGCGAGAAGCTGCAGTGTGCCGACACCGTGCCTGCGGGCATGGTGCGCGTGGCCGACCTTGCGCAGTCACCCGCGCTGCTCGCGGGCGTGCTGGACCGCAATGCCCTCTCCAGAGGCGCGAGCGGAGGCGACCGGCGTGCGGTCGCTTCGGCGTGGAGCCTCGAATACATCGCGATGCTCTTGCCGCCGGTCATGGCCGCGGCCAGCATGCTGCAGCACGTGTTCCCCATCGCGGCGGAACACACCTGGGTGCGGCTGGACGCGCACGGCGGCCCGGCCGGCTTTCACATCCGGCAGCCGGGCCGGCCGCTTCACGGGACCGATGCCGCAGAGCGCTACGGACCGCTGCTGTGGCAGCACCTCGCCCCGCTCTTCGACGCCTTGAGCGGCCTCACGCGGCTGGCGCCCAAGATCCTCTGGAGCAACACCGTGCGGCTCATGGAGCCGGTGTTCGATGCGGCACTGGCCGCGACCGGCGGCGCAGCCTCGATCGCGCAGGACCGCCAGTTGCTGCTGCACACCGCGGCATGGCCGCGCGATCTTCGCGCCAACCCGCTGCACGGCCGCGAACGCCGGGCCCCTGTGAAGCTGCACCGCGAGTGCTGCCTCAACCACCTGCTGCCGCACGAGCACCACTGCAACGCCTGCCCGCTGGCACCGGCGCACCGCGGCTTCGGGTGAACAGATTGCGGGCCATTCCGTCTTCCATCTGTCCATTCCATTCCACATCCATGTCCAAGGCCAAGCTCGTCTACATCCTGTCATTGAGAAATGCCCCGGCCGACCAGGCCGGCCAGCAGATTGCGTACAAGGGCGGGCAGCGCTACATGGCGTCCCCGCTCGAGTACCTGGCGCGGGCGCTCGACGAGACGCCACTGGGCGATGCCTATTCGCTCGAAGGCATCGTGACGGACGACGACCCGCATTCGCCACGCGACCGGGCCGCGCTGCGGGACTACGGCTTCTCGTGCCAGCCCGGCCAGCCGTGGATCTTTCCGCATGGGCTCACAACGCAGGGCAAGCTGCTGGCCGGCCTGTTCCATCCGGTGCCTTCCGAGTACCGCCGCCTGCCGCTCGATGCGGCCGATCGGCCCGCCGGCAAGCGCCGCTTCGAGCGCACGCTGCTCGACAAGCTGCTGACCTTGCAGGCCGATGTCGTCGTACTCGACGGACTGCTCGTCATCCTCGACGAGCTGGTGCGGCCCGGCGCGCCGTTCCACCGCAAGATCGTCAACATCCATCCGGGCATCACGCGCGCCGAGTCGCCCTACGTACGCCGCGGCGCCTGCGCCACGCTCGATGCGCTGCATGGCGCGCAGGGCCGCAGGATCGTCGATTGGGCAACGATGGAAAGCGTGGCCGTGGCGCCGCTTTTCAAGACCGGCGCCTCGCTGCACTACGTGGACAACGGCATCGACTCCGGCGAGGTGATCCACGATGCACTGCGCACAGGCATCGACCCCGCGGACACGATCCTGGAGCTGCGCTGGAACAACTTCAACCACAGCCTCTTCCCCGCCCTGCACGAGGGGCTGGCCCTGCTCGCGGGGCAGCGGCAGCCGCTCACCGAAAGCATCGCATGACGACCCCTGCCCATGTTTCCTATGCGGGCGGCATGCCGCACGCGATCACGCGCGAGGGCGACGGCCTGCTCGGCGTGCGCAATACGCAGCACGGCTCGCGCTCGCTGTGGAAGACCGGCGAGGGTGCCACGCTCGCGTGGGTGGACGGCAGCGATGCCTCCAGCACCCATCTGCTCGCAGCGCTCGAAGGCGCGTTCGAATGCCACCCGGCGAGCAAGACCTTCAACGTGGCCCCGAGCCGGCCGGCCGCGGCGCTCGTTCAGGCCGGCGTGCTGCTTCAAGCCGAAGGCGGCCATGCACTCGCATGCCGCGACATGCTGTGGCAGCAGCCTTCCCTCTGGCTGCCCACCGTGCACCCGCCCATCGCGCTGCGCCATGCGCTGACCCAGGGCAAGCGCCACCCCGTGCGCCCGCCCAAGCCGCGCGGCCTGCTCTACCAGCGTTTCATTCCCTGGCTCGGCAAGACCTTCTCGTTTCGCAGCTTCGACCTCGAGGCCGACCTCGCCATGCTAAACCGCTGGATGAACGACCCCGACGTGGCCGTGATCTGGGAGGAGGAAGGCGACCTCGACAAACACCGCCACTACCTCTCGGCCATCGACCGCGACCCGCACATGTATTCGATGATCGCCTGCCTGGACGGCGAGCCCTTCGGCTACTTCGAGATGTACTGGGCCAAGGAAAGCCGCATCGCGCCGTTCTACGACGTGAACGACCACGACCGCGGCTGGCACGTGCTCATCGGCGAGCCCGCGTTCCGCGGCAGGGCATTCGCCACCGCATGGCTCACCTCCATTTCGCACTACATCTTCCTGTGCGATCCGCGCACGCAACGCGCGGTGGGCGAGCCGCGCATCGACCACCTGCAGCAGATCCGCAACCTGGACAAATCCGGCTACGCCAAGGTGAAGGAGTTCGACCTGCCGCACAAGCGCGCGCTCCTGGTCGTGATGCTGCGCGAACGCTATTTCACCGATGCGCTGTGGCTGCCCCGCAGCGACGCCGCCGCCCCGCCCGCCCAACACTCTGCGTAAAGGAACAACCGCCATGGTGATTCACGACCTCATCGGCATCGGCTTCGGCCCGTCGAACATCGCGCTGGCCATTGCGCTGGACGAGAAGCGCCGCGAAGGCCGGTGCGTCGATGCGGTGTTCATCGAAAAGCAGGCCGGCTTCGCCTGGCACAAGGACATGATGCTGGACCAGGCGCACATGCAGATCTCGTTCATGAAGGACCTGGCGACGCTGCGCAACCCGACCAGCCGCTTCACCTTCATCAACTACCTGCACGAGAGCAAGCGCCTGCAGGACTTCATCAACCTCAAGACCTTCTTCCCGAGCCGCCACGAGTTCAACGACTACCTGGGCTGGGCCGCGGCGCAGTTCGAGGATGCCTGCGTCTACGGCGAGCAGGTCTTCGAGGTGCTGCCCGAAAAGGAAACGCAGGGCGGCGAGGTTTCGCTTTTGCGCGTGCGTTCGCGCAATGGGGCAGGCGCGGTCACCGAGCGCCT
The Variovorax sp. OAS795 genome window above contains:
- a CDS encoding cyclic peptide export ABC transporter, translated to MTTTTTPGNGAEIARLLKPFLPWIVLSAVTGVGAGAATVALLGTINRVLNQPGGLAGGLLLTFIGLCGVALFGRMVSDVSTNFVGQRLVAQVRKSLAQKILSAPIDALERYRTHRLMPVLSQDVDMISDVAFALSGTLIALAVALGCLGYLAFLSLPLFGLMLVALAIGITVQLMAQIRGEAGFWKAREQEDQLHKAYRAISEGAKELRMHRARRTRMFAGQIERIVDTIRVVNGRAINTYVIATAFGSALFFLLIALILGWAAFRTTEPAVVSGFVLVLLFLKGPLDQIALTLPGVGRAKVAFERIGDLSARFATPEPHLHLARASNGVILKNEIGMRSVRYAFDAPEGGEAFTLGPIDLQLRRGEMVFVVGDNGSGKTTLVKLLLGLYAPQAGEVLIDGSVVKPEGRDDYRQLFTTVFSDFYLFEDLVAGEESEGGAGMEVLPETALPYLERLEIAHKVSLKNGAFSTTDLSTGQRKRLALVHAYLEGRPVLVFDEWAADQDPAFRHLFYTELLPELRAKGHLLVVISHDDRYFHLADRVITMRAGKIAEDRVHASRESLAA
- the fhuF gene encoding siderophore-iron reductase FhuF, giving the protein MIPLLVPLFQGELAVHGEKLQCADTVPAGMVRVADLAQSPALLAGVLDRNALSRGASGGDRRAVASAWSLEYIAMLLPPVMAAASMLQHVFPIAAEHTWVRLDAHGGPAGFHIRQPGRPLHGTDAAERYGPLLWQHLAPLFDALSGLTRLAPKILWSNTVRLMEPVFDAALAATGGAASIAQDRQLLLHTAAWPRDLRANPLHGRERRAPVKLHRECCLNHLLPHEHHCNACPLAPAHRGFG
- a CDS encoding formyltransferase family protein — protein: MSKAKLVYILSLRNAPADQAGQQIAYKGGQRYMASPLEYLARALDETPLGDAYSLEGIVTDDDPHSPRDRAALRDYGFSCQPGQPWIFPHGLTTQGKLLAGLFHPVPSEYRRLPLDAADRPAGKRRFERTLLDKLLTLQADVVVLDGLLVILDELVRPGAPFHRKIVNIHPGITRAESPYVRRGACATLDALHGAQGRRIVDWATMESVAVAPLFKTGASLHYVDNGIDSGEVIHDALRTGIDPADTILELRWNNFNHSLFPALHEGLALLAGQRQPLTESIA
- a CDS encoding GNAT family N-acetyltransferase, yielding MTTPAHVSYAGGMPHAITREGDGLLGVRNTQHGSRSLWKTGEGATLAWVDGSDASSTHLLAALEGAFECHPASKTFNVAPSRPAAALVQAGVLLQAEGGHALACRDMLWQQPSLWLPTVHPPIALRHALTQGKRHPVRPPKPRGLLYQRFIPWLGKTFSFRSFDLEADLAMLNRWMNDPDVAVIWEEEGDLDKHRHYLSAIDRDPHMYSMIACLDGEPFGYFEMYWAKESRIAPFYDVNDHDRGWHVLIGEPAFRGRAFATAWLTSISHYIFLCDPRTQRAVGEPRIDHLQQIRNLDKSGYAKVKEFDLPHKRALLVVMLRERYFTDALWLPRSDAAAPPAQHSA